CCATTCTTTAAATGTGAAGATATGGAAGGGATTCTTTAAATACTCCTTAGCCAATTCTGTGTAACGAACGATATGAAGGTTATGAATCTTGATGAAATTCAGCGGCAGCTTTGAGATTTCCTCTGCAGTTTTCAACATCTGTTTTTCTGTCTCAGATGGAAACCCTAAAATCACATGAGAGCAAACGTGAATCCCTCGCCCGGCCGTTTTTTTGATCCCTGTCTTAGTGCAATTATAATCGTGGCCCCGGTTAATTAGACGAAGCGTTTCGTCATGTACGGATTCGATGCCATATTCGATAGTGACGAAAGTGTGTTGGCTAAGGTCCTCAAAATACGCCAGCTTTTCGTCGTCGATACAGTCTGGCCGGGTACCGATAGAAATGCCGACAACTTCGGGGTGCTCTAATGCTTCTTCATAGAGTTTTTTCAAATGGTCTAACGGAGCGTAGGTATTTGAGTAGGGTTGAAAATATACCATGAAAGCTTTAACGTCATGCCGTGTTTTCCAATAGTCAATTCCTGTGCGTACTTGTTCTTTAATAGGGATTCTTGCGCGGGCGGCTTCGGGCGTGAAGCTGTCGATGTTGCAGTAGGTGCACCCGCCATATGCCACTGTGCCGTCACGATTCGGACAAGTGAAGCCGGCGTGCACCGCGATTTTTTGAACCCGCTGGCCGAATGTTTCTTTTAAAAATTTACTGTATGAATTGTAAGGAATGTCAGGGAATTTCATCATTTTAGAAAGGAGTGCAATGCTTTAGCATTGCGCCGTCCATAAGAGAAAAGAAAAAATGACAACCTTCTGAGTTTTTCGACAGCAAGATCCCATGTTGCCTTATTTAATCGCTTGAGTCAAAGCCTGCGCAAACTCTTTGGCTGCATTGGCTCCGCAGCTTGTAATTATATTTCCGTCCACTTCGATTTTTTTGCCGGTATATTCCGCTCCCTGAACTTGGAGTTTTTCATAAACTGTCACGTGGCTGGTCGCACGTTTGCCTTTCAACAAGCCGGCAACGGCCAGGGTCACGACAGCATGCGAACTGGCTCCAACGACTTTCCCGCTGTCGTTAGCGGACTGTGCAATCTCATGAGCTTTAATATCGTGCCAGTACTGACTTGAACCGGTACCACCGATAAAAATCACGGCATCGTAGTCTTCCGGGTTAACATCATCGATGAGCAAATCCGGGTTTAATTTTAATCCCTGGCTCCCTGCCGCGCCGTTCTTAAGGGTAGACGCGATGGTGATTTTCGCGCCACTATTTTCTAAAGCACTACGGGCAGCAGTATATTCTTCATCCCGAAAATTATTGTGAGCGAGCACCATCAAAACAGATTTTGCCATATCTCCTC
The candidate division KSB1 bacterium genome window above contains:
- a CDS encoding TIGR01212 family radical SAM protein (This family includes YhcC from E. coli K-12, an uncharacterized radical SAM protein.) → MMKFPDIPYNSYSKFLKETFGQRVQKIAVHAGFTCPNRDGTVAYGGCTYCNIDSFTPEAARARIPIKEQVRTGIDYWKTRHDVKAFMVYFQPYSNTYAPLDHLKKLYEEALEHPEVVGISIGTRPDCIDDEKLAYFEDLSQHTFVTIEYGIESVHDETLRLINRGHDYNCTKTGIKKTAGRGIHVCSHVILGFPSETEKQMLKTAEEISKLPLNFIKIHNLHIVRYTELAKEYLKNPFHIFTFKEWVDMVCRFLERLNPQFIVERLSGDAPKKLLIEPQWCRDSAKIIYAVQQELKRRGTYQGKLFKQPVLEPA
- a CDS encoding DJ-1/PfpI family protein yields the protein MAKSVLMVLAHNNFRDEEYTAARSALENSGAKITIASTLKNGAAGSQGLKLNPDLLIDDVNPEDYDAVIFIGGTGSSQYWHDIKAHEIAQSANDSGKVVGASSHAVVTLAVAGLLKGKRATSHVTVYEKLQVQGAEYTGKKIEVDGNIITSCGANAAKEFAQALTQAIK